A single region of the Palaeococcus ferrophilus DSM 13482 genome encodes:
- a CDS encoding XTP/dITP diphosphatase: MRITFITSNPGKLREAMAYLTPLGVEVQGLKFPYPEIQADTLEEVAAYGVEWLSERIDGPFFLDDSGLFIEALQGFPGVYSAYVFKTLGIDGILKLMEGVEDRRAYFKSVVAYWDGEVHIFTGTVHGRIGLERRGSGGFGFDPIFIPEGYGRTFAEMTTEEKNRISHRGRAFEAFSNWLRDKLKIG; encoded by the coding sequence ATGAGGATAACGTTCATAACTTCCAATCCGGGCAAGCTGAGGGAGGCGATGGCCTATTTAACCCCCCTTGGTGTTGAGGTCCAAGGGTTGAAGTTTCCATACCCGGAGATACAGGCCGATACCCTTGAGGAGGTAGCGGCCTACGGTGTGGAGTGGCTCTCCGAGCGGATTGATGGACCCTTCTTCCTCGACGATTCCGGCCTCTTCATAGAGGCCCTTCAGGGGTTTCCGGGAGTTTACTCCGCCTACGTCTTCAAAACGCTGGGTATAGACGGGATACTGAAGCTAATGGAGGGCGTTGAGGACAGGAGGGCGTACTTCAAGAGCGTCGTAGCGTACTGGGATGGGGAGGTTCACATCTTCACAGGAACAGTCCACGGGAGAATAGGCCTCGAGAGGAGAGGCTCGGGTGGCTTTGGCTTCGACCCCATATTCATACCCGAGGGGTACGGGAGAACTTTCGCCGAGATGACAACGGAGGAAAAAAACAGGATATCCCACAGGGGCCGGGCCTTTGAGGCTTTTTCAAACTGGCTAAGGGACAAGCTAAAAATTGGGTGA
- a CDS encoding DMT family transporter has product MKRGYLFVFLAASMWGTLGIFAKLLYRFNLDPFTIVFYRAGIAFALLLAYNGLTSGLGIGRERLKFYAFYGFFSVFLFYALYFYAVKYSSVSLAVLLLYTAPIYSTIMGYILFGEDITPAKLLSLLAVIIGVLFVTKLDGNVRPLGVALGLLSGFTYALYGILGKIAMRTDRPEKALMYTLGFGFLFMIPFVHPRVPLGATPYLLSLAFFPTFLGYLLYNHALREVEASRASIVATIEPVVALVLAYLIFGETLTPRQLVGAGMIILGALLLQYEEYRSK; this is encoded by the coding sequence ATGAAGAGGGGCTATCTCTTCGTTTTTCTGGCCGCCAGCATGTGGGGAACCCTTGGAATCTTCGCCAAACTGCTCTACAGGTTTAACCTCGACCCCTTCACCATAGTGTTCTACCGAGCGGGGATAGCCTTCGCGCTCCTTCTCGCCTACAACGGTCTAACGTCCGGACTGGGCATAGGAAGGGAGCGCCTGAAATTCTACGCGTTCTACGGCTTCTTCAGCGTCTTTTTATTCTACGCCCTCTACTTCTACGCTGTCAAGTACTCCTCGGTTTCCCTGGCGGTCCTGCTCCTCTACACGGCTCCCATATACTCCACGATAATGGGCTACATCCTCTTCGGCGAGGACATAACCCCCGCCAAGCTGCTCTCCCTGCTAGCGGTCATAATAGGCGTACTCTTCGTTACGAAGCTCGACGGGAACGTCAGACCTCTTGGAGTAGCACTCGGGCTGCTCTCGGGGTTCACCTACGCCCTGTACGGAATCCTGGGAAAGATAGCAATGCGCACGGACAGGCCGGAGAAGGCGCTCATGTACACGCTGGGATTCGGGTTCCTGTTCATGATACCCTTTGTCCACCCGAGGGTACCACTCGGGGCCACGCCCTATCTACTGTCCCTCGCATTTTTTCCAACCTTCCTAGGCTACCTCCTCTACAACCACGCGTTGAGGGAGGTCGAGGCCAGCAGGGCCTCGATAGTGGCCACGATAGAGCCAGTGGTGGCGCTCGTTCTGGCTTACCTGATCTTCGGCGAAACCCTCACTCCAAGGCAACTGGTCGGGGCGGGCATGATAATCCTGGGGGCCCTGCTCCTCCAGTACGAGGAGTATAGGAGTAAATAA
- a CDS encoding Lrp/AsnC family transcriptional regulator, translated as MGGDEINLSEIDFLVDVLNKHPRESLRKIAELEGIDYSRLRRLYEKYYGPDKYVSVYSLFNMTRLGFKSYIAYLSVPKSEMNIVARRMLRNPFVATVHPTFGFKIGLKSILHIPKEQTIYIDDLLSRYSDDYEYYRVAPYPHVKMEPGEWDLSYDYARLIDIIKVDARTPVSEIARALGKSRATVNYMIKRLEELGILVGYAAIHDDKATDRVFNGIAYDLDEGLIEEWMEKYNMLVGQILPEGYYLEWYFNSKRVDVGEMIYKFGQYVQKFTIDYLAGFEWENRLDYFAKRVREDGGGYRSILEDF; from the coding sequence ATGGGCGGAGATGAAATAAACCTGTCCGAAATTGATTTTCTTGTTGATGTGCTCAATAAACACCCGAGGGAGAGCCTTAGGAAGATAGCCGAGCTGGAGGGAATAGACTACTCGAGGCTCAGAAGGCTTTACGAGAAGTACTACGGCCCGGACAAGTACGTAAGCGTTTATTCGCTCTTCAACATGACCCGTCTGGGGTTTAAGAGTTACATCGCCTACCTGAGCGTCCCCAAGTCCGAGATGAATATTGTGGCCCGCCGGATGCTCCGGAACCCCTTTGTGGCCACGGTTCACCCGACCTTCGGGTTCAAGATAGGCCTCAAGTCCATCCTCCACATCCCAAAGGAGCAGACGATATACATTGACGATCTCCTCTCCAGGTACAGCGACGACTACGAGTACTACAGGGTGGCCCCCTATCCTCACGTTAAGATGGAGCCCGGGGAATGGGATTTGAGTTATGACTACGCCAGGCTCATTGACATAATCAAGGTTGACGCCAGGACACCGGTATCGGAGATAGCCCGCGCCCTGGGAAAGAGCAGGGCCACCGTCAACTACATGATAAAGCGCCTCGAGGAGCTGGGGATACTCGTGGGCTACGCGGCTATACACGATGATAAGGCCACGGACAGGGTCTTCAACGGCATCGCCTACGACCTCGATGAGGGCCTCATAGAGGAGTGGATGGAGAAGTACAACATGCTCGTGGGGCAAATCCTTCCCGAGGGATATTACCTTGAATGGTACTTCAACTCCAAACGTGTTGACGTCGGGGAGATGATATACAAGTTCGGCCAGTACGTTCAGAAGTTCACGATTGACTACCTTGCGGGCTTTGAGTGGGAGAACAGGCTCGACTACTTTGCCAAGAGGGTTAGAGAGGACGGAGGCGGCTACCGCTCCATCCTCGAAGACTTCTAA
- a CDS encoding SPASM domain-containing protein: MAEVKVEMLTIEREKGSSVRSVGKPPWTEKTHDGKLERLILQLGAGKGEFSEITGIPRSIGCMGNNRFILRREKLSTDRKKQLIREFQLKGGRELYLTNYDEVEELIELAEYAGRLGIDEVYAVVRIEDAEKMHPIEGVRIVVEMRNSPENWEKLNSLGFADGVLLMVEADEYPLEDVPFPGDVYVDVIHPPSMRGVNFNILNLRRIDSGSTQRYHPCMGGTLAITADGYALPCPLLRNFVVGDAKKEGISKLARKTRLKNMWKITKDRIEPCSACPFKYVCHDCRALEFQASGDPYGVEYCPLEP, encoded by the coding sequence ATGGCAGAGGTTAAGGTTGAGATGCTCACCATCGAAAGAGAGAAAGGAAGCAGCGTCAGGAGCGTCGGAAAGCCCCCCTGGACAGAAAAAACACATGATGGGAAGCTGGAGAGGCTTATTTTGCAGCTAGGGGCTGGAAAGGGCGAATTTTCGGAGATAACCGGCATCCCAAGGTCAATCGGGTGCATGGGAAACAATCGCTTCATACTCCGCAGGGAGAAGCTCTCCACGGACAGAAAAAAGCAGCTAATACGGGAGTTCCAGCTGAAAGGAGGGCGCGAACTTTACCTGACGAACTACGATGAGGTGGAGGAGCTCATCGAACTGGCGGAGTACGCGGGTAGGCTGGGGATAGATGAGGTCTACGCGGTCGTCAGGATTGAGGACGCTGAAAAAATGCACCCTATAGAGGGCGTCAGGATAGTCGTGGAGATGAGGAATTCCCCCGAGAACTGGGAGAAGCTCAACTCCCTCGGATTTGCCGACGGGGTCCTGCTCATGGTGGAGGCGGACGAGTACCCCCTCGAGGACGTGCCCTTCCCCGGGGACGTTTACGTTGATGTCATCCATCCGCCGAGTATGAGGGGCGTTAACTTCAACATCCTGAACCTCAGGAGAATAGACAGCGGGAGCACTCAACGCTACCACCCGTGTATGGGGGGGACCCTTGCAATAACCGCGGATGGTTACGCCCTCCCCTGCCCGCTCCTCCGGAACTTCGTGGTGGGGGACGCGAAGAAAGAGGGCATCTCAAAGCTCGCCAGAAAAACGAGACTAAAGAACATGTGGAAGATAACAAAGGACAGGATAGAGCCCTGCTCCGCATGCCCCTTCAAGTACGTGTGCCACGACTGCAGGGCCCTTGAGTTCCAAGCTTCGGGAGACCCCTACGGGGTTGAATACTGCCCCCTGGAGCCTTAG
- a CDS encoding Lrp/AsnC family transcriptional regulator, with protein sequence MVDVLDRVDQKLLDELKENARENIASLSKKLGVPRTTVHYRIKKLLEEGIIEKFTIKPNYKKLNLGTTAFILARYDPSSGLTQKEVANRVAQVEGVYEVHIIAGEWDLLIKVRAHSAEDVGKIVVDRLREVKGLGQTVTMVSFVTVKEDI encoded by the coding sequence ATGGTAGACGTTCTCGATAGGGTTGACCAAAAACTTCTGGACGAGCTGAAAGAGAACGCGAGGGAGAACATAGCTTCCCTCAGCAAGAAACTCGGTGTTCCAAGGACCACTGTTCACTACAGGATAAAAAAGCTTCTTGAGGAGGGCATAATAGAGAAGTTCACGATAAAGCCCAACTACAAGAAGCTCAACCTCGGGACGACCGCTTTCATACTGGCCCGCTACGACCCCTCCAGCGGTCTCACCCAGAAGGAGGTCGCGAACAGGGTGGCCCAGGTCGAGGGCGTTTACGAGGTCCACATAATCGCGGGTGAGTGGGACCTCCTGATCAAAGTCCGCGCCCATTCAGCCGAGGACGTTGGAAAAATCGTCGTTGACAGGCTCCGTGAGGTCAAGGGGCTGGGTCAGACCGTCACAATGGTTTCCTTCGTAACGGTAAAAGAGGACATTTAG
- a CDS encoding RAD55 family ATPase: MYVGELLKSMERVSTGVEGLDELIGGGLIPGRLYLLTGPPGSGKTTIGIQFLIKGAEDNEKGLYISLVDDPKVILQDMSKYNFSLLMHTKARKIVFYDIGYNLLRMEERLTWRELFRKMKEAIAAEKPKRVVIDSFTSMEKLVADPENKRRELGYFVRAMEEMGVTVLMISEMMRSEEYTDEYYLASGVIVMHHFMRNYSMIRALQILKMRGTSHDSNMKRVRFTTNGVRVYNEGPF, encoded by the coding sequence ATGTACGTGGGTGAACTTCTCAAGAGCATGGAGAGAGTTTCAACAGGCGTTGAGGGGCTGGATGAGCTCATAGGTGGAGGACTAATCCCAGGGAGACTCTACCTACTCACGGGACCGCCTGGAAGCGGAAAAACAACCATAGGAATCCAGTTCCTCATTAAGGGTGCGGAGGACAACGAGAAGGGACTCTACATATCTCTCGTTGATGATCCAAAGGTCATCCTGCAGGACATGAGCAAGTACAACTTCAGCCTGCTCATGCACACGAAGGCGAGAAAGATAGTGTTCTACGACATAGGCTACAATCTCCTCCGCATGGAGGAGCGCCTGACGTGGAGGGAACTCTTCAGAAAGATGAAGGAGGCCATAGCGGCCGAAAAACCCAAGCGCGTCGTCATAGACTCCTTCACTTCCATGGAGAAGCTGGTGGCTGATCCAGAGAACAAGAGGAGGGAGCTTGGCTACTTCGTTAGGGCAATGGAGGAGATGGGTGTTACCGTACTAATGATATCCGAGATGATGAGGTCAGAGGAGTACACCGACGAGTACTACCTGGCGAGCGGCGTTATAGTCATGCACCACTTCATGAGAAACTACTCGATGATACGCGCCCTCCAGATACTCAAGATGCGCGGAACGTCCCACGACAGCAACATGAAACGCGTCCGCTTCACCACGAACGGGGTAAGGGTTTACAACGAAGGGCCTTTCTGA
- a CDS encoding ABC transporter ATP-binding protein: MSEPVLKVENLKKYFPIKRGLGDVIKGRPQRFVKAVDGISFEIEKQEVFALVGESGCGKSTTGKLVMKLLEPTDGRIYLEGQDVTEHKTTEEIKAYRRKVQMIFQDPFASMNPRFRIYDVLEEPLLIHGIGETRAEREELIYKALEMVRITPPEDYVGRHPHMLSGGQRQRVAIARALMLNPTFIVADEPVSMLDVSIRAEVLELMKNLKEKMGVTYLYITHDLSTARYFADYIAVMYLGRIVEMGKATEVIDNPIHPYTRALLAAVPEPIPERREIIKELPIKGEVPNAANIPPGCRFHPRCIYFQKGLCDAKHPQLIEYEHGHWVECHLAGKI; encoded by the coding sequence ATGAGTGAGCCGGTACTTAAAGTTGAGAACCTTAAGAAGTACTTCCCTATCAAGAGGGGACTTGGCGACGTCATAAAGGGCAGGCCCCAGAGGTTCGTCAAGGCAGTTGACGGAATAAGCTTCGAAATCGAGAAGCAGGAAGTCTTCGCCCTCGTCGGTGAGAGCGGCTGTGGTAAATCCACCACAGGAAAGCTCGTCATGAAACTCCTCGAGCCAACCGACGGCAGGATATACCTCGAGGGACAGGACGTCACCGAGCACAAGACCACGGAGGAGATCAAGGCCTACCGCAGGAAGGTCCAGATGATATTCCAGGACCCCTTCGCCTCAATGAACCCGAGGTTCAGGATATACGATGTCCTCGAAGAGCCCCTCCTCATCCACGGGATAGGAGAAACAAGGGCGGAGCGCGAGGAGCTCATCTACAAGGCCCTCGAGATGGTGAGGATAACACCCCCAGAGGACTACGTTGGAAGGCACCCTCATATGCTCTCCGGTGGTCAGAGGCAGCGTGTGGCCATAGCAAGGGCCCTCATGCTCAACCCGACCTTCATAGTCGCGGACGAGCCCGTCTCGATGCTCGACGTCTCGATCCGTGCAGAGGTCCTCGAGCTCATGAAGAACCTCAAGGAGAAGATGGGTGTTACCTACCTCTACATCACCCACGACCTCTCAACGGCCAGGTACTTCGCCGACTACATAGCCGTGATGTACCTCGGAAGGATCGTCGAGATGGGTAAGGCAACGGAGGTCATTGACAACCCGATACACCCGTACACCAGGGCGCTGCTGGCGGCGGTTCCGGAGCCCATCCCAGAGAGGAGGGAGATAATCAAGGAGCTCCCCATCAAGGGTGAGGTTCCCAACGCGGCCAACATCCCGCCCGGATGCCGCTTCCACCCGAGGTGTATCTACTTCCAGAAAGGACTCTGCGACGCCAAACACCCGCAGCTCATCGAGTACGAGCACGGGCACTGGGTGGAGTGCCACCTCGCGGGGAAGATTTGA
- a CDS encoding adenosine-specific kinase, giving the protein MVKIDVVDIEKPEGVECIIGQGNFSIFTVDDLARALLTAVPGIKFGIAMNEAKPQLTRFTGNDKELERLAAKNALNIGAGHVFVILMKNAFPINVLNTVKNHPAVAMVYGASENPLQVIVAETELGRSVLGIVDGKAANRIEDDELKRERRELVEKIGYTID; this is encoded by the coding sequence ATGGTGAAGATAGACGTGGTGGACATAGAGAAGCCGGAAGGAGTTGAGTGCATCATCGGCCAGGGAAACTTCTCGATATTCACGGTGGATGACCTCGCCAGGGCGCTTCTCACGGCGGTTCCGGGCATAAAGTTTGGAATAGCCATGAACGAGGCAAAGCCCCAGCTGACGCGCTTTACAGGGAACGATAAGGAGCTCGAGAGGCTAGCCGCCAAAAACGCCCTCAACATTGGTGCCGGGCACGTGTTCGTGATACTCATGAAGAACGCCTTCCCCATAAACGTCCTCAACACCGTCAAGAACCACCCCGCCGTTGCCATGGTCTACGGGGCCAGTGAAAACCCTCTGCAGGTTATAGTGGCTGAGACTGAGCTCGGAAGGAGTGTGCTCGGCATAGTTGACGGGAAAGCCGCTAACAGAATAGAGGACGACGAGCTCAAGAGGGAGCGCAGGGAGCTCGTGGAGAAGATAGGCTACACCATAGACTGA
- a CDS encoding helix-turn-helix domain-containing protein: MNDKVVALLRSLGVKKSEIRIYLTLLEKKTPMRVTEIQREVGLSERSVREHVLNLYRRGFLRRKLIEEGWLGYTYTAVSPHELLEKIKENLLKKINELERELQERGE, encoded by the coding sequence ATGAACGACAAGGTAGTGGCACTCCTCAGATCCCTCGGGGTTAAGAAGAGCGAGATTCGCATATACCTGACGTTGCTCGAGAAGAAGACCCCCATGCGTGTCACCGAGATACAGCGAGAGGTGGGGCTCAGCGAGCGCTCCGTGAGGGAGCACGTTCTAAACCTCTACAGGAGGGGCTTCCTCAGGAGAAAGCTCATAGAGGAAGGCTGGCTGGGCTACACGTACACGGCTGTATCCCCTCACGAGCTCCTCGAGAAGATAAAGGAGAACCTCCTGAAAAAGATAAACGAGCTGGAGAGGGAACTCCAGGAACGTGGTGAGTGA
- a CDS encoding glycoside hydrolase, with protein MMQKFAYHFHAYQPGDIIYIHDGTGWDPIKFSERLSPVALRIRDEEVKGRNWTRAMIKAYDYVDETLMRLERGAVSVDIEPFTLYLVLRYKPKIYGHIASLLGEYVEAVPTTPFHPIMPHLSKFTQEVLARVSFDFYSPFITGKDVLGYWLPEGVIARDSARIVREASPTDLVFLLDERQFKDLHFLQAKFSCNTFKTDGHYAYVFGRDHQLSDAFAFNQLDAEGLVRAVAEGRLDMFKESQKIPYLVYLASDLEALVSNPTQLDKFMKWLNGLRERGTELINAPEFIRRKRSGEYKCLEGECTEKFEIKVKDYSSWSDYFDLSIDGTTSDTRWLGVRRDDNKAYSRQYRGKEYSQLWKLAFTKLSRELNRSIRYGTFDLLKAYEKNLTLEGFKEFLVRYARIFFREHYEYFEMDTSVDYVTEPVKEVDPSISLKLGRIYYLALLGNHSCPRFWEHIDTRVTFGNVVALSKALSELIDLYLEEGREERAQYLFLEYMKLLSFPQLYYDYEFFRIEGLNGWESSEAAWFDSLRSLVPNSTYNVITRAALYVAQRDFPRDIASALEALFDFKQAVPDTGHIPGELHGKWGNTEWCEHRGKD; from the coding sequence ATGATGCAGAAGTTCGCCTACCACTTTCACGCCTACCAGCCGGGCGATATAATCTACATCCACGACGGAACCGGCTGGGACCCCATAAAGTTCTCGGAAAGGCTCAGCCCCGTCGCCCTGAGGATAAGGGACGAGGAGGTTAAGGGACGCAACTGGACGCGGGCCATGATAAAGGCCTACGACTACGTGGACGAGACTCTCATGAGGCTGGAGAGGGGGGCTGTGAGCGTTGACATAGAGCCCTTCACCCTCTACCTCGTGCTTCGCTACAAGCCCAAGATATACGGCCACATCGCGTCCCTCCTCGGGGAGTACGTTGAAGCCGTCCCCACGACCCCCTTCCACCCCATAATGCCGCACCTCAGCAAGTTCACGCAGGAGGTGCTCGCGAGAGTTTCCTTCGACTTCTACTCACCATTCATAACGGGAAAGGACGTCCTCGGCTACTGGCTCCCCGAGGGAGTGATAGCCCGCGACAGCGCCCGCATAGTGAGGGAAGCCTCGCCGACGGACCTGGTTTTCCTGCTGGACGAGAGGCAGTTCAAAGACCTCCACTTCCTGCAGGCGAAGTTCTCGTGCAACACCTTCAAAACTGACGGGCACTACGCCTACGTCTTCGGGAGGGACCATCAGCTGAGCGATGCCTTCGCCTTCAACCAGCTCGATGCGGAGGGCCTGGTGAGGGCCGTGGCCGAGGGGAGGCTCGACATGTTCAAGGAGTCCCAGAAAATCCCCTACCTCGTCTACCTGGCGAGCGACCTGGAGGCTCTCGTAAGCAACCCGACCCAGCTTGACAAGTTCATGAAGTGGCTCAACGGCCTCAGGGAGAGGGGAACCGAGCTAATAAACGCGCCCGAGTTCATAAGGAGAAAGAGGAGCGGGGAATACAAGTGCCTTGAAGGCGAATGCACGGAGAAGTTCGAGATAAAGGTGAAGGACTACTCCAGCTGGAGCGACTACTTCGACCTGAGCATTGACGGAACTACGAGCGACACGCGGTGGCTTGGGGTGCGGAGGGATGACAACAAGGCATACTCCAGGCAGTACCGCGGAAAGGAGTACTCTCAGCTCTGGAAGCTCGCTTTTACAAAACTCTCACGCGAGCTAAACAGAAGCATTCGCTACGGAACCTTCGACCTTCTCAAGGCCTACGAGAAGAACCTGACCCTCGAGGGCTTCAAGGAGTTCCTCGTGAGGTACGCCAGGATTTTCTTCCGCGAGCACTATGAGTACTTCGAGATGGACACCAGCGTGGACTACGTGACGGAACCAGTTAAGGAGGTTGACCCCTCCATAAGCCTCAAGCTCGGGAGGATATACTACCTCGCCCTCCTCGGAAACCACTCGTGCCCGCGCTTCTGGGAGCACATTGACACGCGCGTGACCTTCGGCAACGTGGTGGCACTGAGCAAGGCCCTCAGCGAGCTCATAGACCTCTACCTCGAGGAGGGAAGGGAAGAAAGGGCCCAGTACCTCTTCCTCGAGTACATGAAGCTCCTATCCTTCCCGCAGCTCTACTACGACTACGAGTTCTTCCGCATAGAGGGACTCAACGGATGGGAATCGAGCGAGGCGGCGTGGTTCGACTCGCTGAGAAGCCTCGTGCCCAACTCGACCTACAACGTGATAACCAGGGCGGCGCTGTACGTGGCCCAGAGGGACTTCCCGAGGGACATAGCCTCTGCCCTCGAGGCTCTCTTTGATTTCAAGCAGGCGGTTCCAGATACCGGTCACATCCCCGGGGAGCTCCACGGAAAGTGGGGGAATACGGAGTGGTGCGAGCACAGGGGGAAGGACTAA
- a CDS encoding DUF4910 domain-containing protein produces the protein MRRFLGEAVLSVDNVMEFIGDISRFHRIQGSRELVEAARYVKEKLDLFGVRAEIIEKSYDGESQYLTLRSPIAWNLLHGELEFGEKRLTSAETPLVAMAHSPGGSFEGEVFIPRTEEDWERVEGKAVLVGRDWREAYRRANEKGAAAFIAYREGTGTAVPYIGLFLTGKDLEWAKIPAFAVPETWAKEAFSKDITAKGRLEVEIKEREVLPIVYAEVGSAPFVLFTAHLCHPRPGANDNASGSAMLIELARILSTLHNDSFRFGFAFLWVPEYYGTQAFVEEIDISKYYAVINLDMVAGSQDRSGSTIMAIRTPLSRFSVVSGLLEYFLDRANVSGSSFSGSPMPRLRLKGSPYEMGSDHDVFNFFGVPSVMAITWPDRHYHSSADTVEKLSRESVGIIGRAVLATALALARAEDEELRRFARAYAMKYLGELGMEGETDVSERLVMKGLARDARFLGIDVGHAFEGSGWLRWVKRGRISREAIAMADEELARRFRKLTRDRKLLVHLHELVMLSEILPEKEAFRALREEYREINEEKLKEGVDILKKAGIVEEIS, from the coding sequence ATGAGGCGTTTTCTTGGTGAGGCCGTCCTTTCAGTTGACAACGTGATGGAATTCATAGGAGACATAAGCAGATTCCACAGGATTCAGGGCTCGAGGGAGCTCGTTGAAGCCGCCAGATACGTGAAGGAGAAGCTCGACCTCTTCGGGGTAAGGGCCGAGATAATCGAGAAGAGTTACGATGGAGAAAGCCAGTACCTGACGCTTAGGAGCCCGATAGCCTGGAACCTGCTCCACGGCGAACTCGAGTTCGGGGAAAAGAGGCTCACCTCAGCTGAGACGCCCCTAGTGGCAATGGCCCACTCCCCCGGAGGAAGCTTCGAAGGGGAGGTTTTCATACCCCGCACCGAGGAGGATTGGGAGAGGGTGGAGGGCAAGGCGGTTCTTGTCGGGAGGGACTGGCGTGAGGCCTACAGGAGGGCGAACGAGAAGGGTGCGGCGGCCTTTATCGCCTACAGGGAAGGGACAGGAACGGCGGTTCCCTACATAGGTCTTTTCCTCACCGGGAAAGACCTCGAGTGGGCGAAGATTCCCGCCTTCGCGGTTCCCGAGACATGGGCGAAGGAGGCATTCTCAAAGGATATCACCGCTAAAGGCAGGCTTGAGGTGGAGATCAAGGAGCGGGAGGTTCTTCCCATAGTCTACGCAGAGGTCGGGAGCGCACCGTTCGTACTCTTCACAGCCCACCTGTGCCACCCAAGGCCCGGCGCCAACGACAACGCGAGCGGGAGCGCGATGCTGATAGAGCTGGCGAGAATCCTAAGCACCCTTCACAATGACTCATTCCGCTTCGGCTTCGCATTCCTCTGGGTTCCGGAGTACTACGGCACCCAGGCCTTCGTGGAGGAGATTGACATTAGTAAGTACTACGCGGTGATAAACCTCGACATGGTGGCGGGGAGCCAGGACAGGTCGGGATCAACGATAATGGCCATTAGAACCCCCTTATCACGCTTTTCCGTGGTTTCCGGTCTTCTGGAGTACTTCCTCGATAGGGCCAACGTCTCCGGCAGCAGCTTTTCGGGGAGCCCAATGCCGCGCCTGAGACTCAAGGGCTCCCCCTACGAGATGGGCAGCGACCACGACGTCTTCAACTTCTTTGGGGTACCCTCCGTGATGGCAATAACGTGGCCGGACAGACACTACCACTCGAGCGCCGATACGGTTGAAAAGCTCAGCAGGGAGAGCGTGGGGATTATAGGGAGGGCCGTCCTTGCCACCGCCCTCGCGCTGGCTAGGGCGGAGGATGAGGAGCTCCGGCGCTTTGCCAGAGCCTACGCCATGAAATACCTGGGAGAGCTTGGAATGGAGGGAGAGACGGACGTGAGCGAAAGGCTCGTTATGAAGGGTCTCGCGAGGGACGCCCGCTTCCTCGGCATTGACGTTGGTCATGCCTTTGAGGGAAGCGGCTGGCTCCGCTGGGTGAAGAGGGGCAGGATAAGCAGGGAGGCAATAGCGATGGCCGACGAGGAACTGGCCAGGCGCTTCAGGAAACTCACAAGGGACAGGAAGCTGCTCGTCCACCTTCACGAGCTCGTGATGCTCTCGGAGATTCTTCCGGAGAAGGAGGCGTTCAGAGCACTCCGCGAGGAGTACAGAGAAATCAACGAAGAGAAGCTGAAGGAGGGGGTTGATATACTCAAAAAGGCCGGAATAGTTGAGGAGATAAGCTAA
- a CDS encoding NAD+ synthase: MRDLNYGDVVKTLEAFVRERAGGMGAVVGISGGIDSATVAYLAAKALGKEKVLGLIMPYYENRDVEDAKLVCESLGIEYRVINIRSIVDAFVSSLGFEPDRKSLGNIMARTRMVLLYAHANQLNRLVLGTSNRSEFLTGYFTKWGDGASDYAPLINLYKTEVWEVAKLLGVPKRIIEKKPTAGLWEGQTDEDELGISYRLLDEILWRLVDLKMPKDKIAEELGISVERVEYVEGLVKGSEHKRRLPLGPEF, from the coding sequence ATGAGGGATCTGAACTATGGGGATGTTGTGAAAACCCTCGAGGCCTTCGTCCGAGAGAGGGCGGGAGGTATGGGGGCGGTAGTCGGCATCAGCGGTGGAATAGACAGCGCCACCGTTGCTTACCTCGCGGCAAAGGCCCTCGGGAAAGAGAAGGTTCTGGGCTTGATAATGCCCTACTACGAGAACCGCGACGTTGAGGACGCCAAGCTCGTCTGCGAGAGCCTCGGGATAGAGTACAGGGTCATAAACATCAGGTCAATAGTTGACGCCTTCGTTTCCTCCCTCGGCTTTGAGCCGGACCGTAAGAGCCTCGGCAACATAATGGCCAGGACTAGGATGGTCCTCCTCTACGCCCACGCCAACCAGCTCAACCGCCTCGTCCTAGGGACCAGCAACAGGAGCGAGTTTCTCACCGGTTATTTCACAAAGTGGGGCGACGGAGCGAGCGACTACGCACCGCTCATAAACCTCTACAAAACGGAGGTCTGGGAGGTAGCGAAACTCCTCGGCGTTCCGAAGAGGATAATCGAGAAGAAACCAACGGCAGGCCTCTGGGAGGGGCAAACCGACGAGGACGAGCTCGGGATAAGCTACCGCCTGCTGGACGAGATACTCTGGCGGCTGGTTGACCTCAAGATGCCGAAGGATAAGATAGCGGAGGAGCTTGGGATAAGCGTTGAGCGGGTTGAATACGTCGAGGGGCTCGTGAAAGGAAGCGAGCACAAAAGAAGACTCCCTCTCGGTCCCGAATTCTGA